The genomic stretch CGGCCGCCGGTGAAGGCGATGACCACGGCCATCACGAACGACGAGTAGAGGCCCACCCGCGGGTCGACCCCGGCCAGGATGGAGAAGCTGATCGCCTCGGGGATCAGTGCCAGCGCGACGACGAGGCCGGCCAGCACCTCGGTGCGGGCGACGGAGGGGTGCAGCCAGGCGGGGCGGCTCAGCCGTGCGGCGGGCAGGGTGAGGGACAAGCAGGACTCCAGGAGCTCTCCGGCGCAGGGCGGCACGCCCGCGCGATCTACCCCCACCCTGCCGGACGACCCTTCCCTCACGTAAGGGTCAGGTGGTGAGTCCTCCGTCACGTCCGGCGGGGACCTCGGCCACGACGGGGGCGTCCGGACGGCGCAGCACCAGCCACCCGGCGACACCGACCAGCCCGGCCAGCGCCGCACCGAGCGCGGGGACGGCGAACGCGCCCTCGGCGCCCCACGCGTCCACGGCGGCGCCGGCCAGGGCCGAGCCGGCGGTCACCCCGACGGTCAGCCCGGTGGAGGTCCAGGTCAGCCCCTCGGTGAGCGCTGCCCGGGGCACCCGCGACTCGACCAGCGACATCCCGGCCACCAGCAGCGGGGCGATGGCCAGCCCGGCCAGGAAGGCCACCCCGACCAGCACCGGCAGCGAGTCGACCAGGTGCAGCGCCTGCGCCGCGAGGCCGAACAGCAGGGCGCAGGCCAGGAACCGGCTGACCAGCGTGCCGGGCAGCCGGAGCACCCCGTAGGCCAGCCCGGCGACCAGGCTGCCCGCGGCGTAGGTGGACAGCGCGAGCCCGGCGGCGGCCGGGTGCCCCTCCGCCTCGGCGAACCCCACGACCACGACGTCGATCGCGCCGAACACGCTGCCCATCGCCAGGTAGGTGACCGCGATCGCCACCAGCCCCGGGGTGAGCACCCGCACCCGGGGCCGCGGCTCGCCGGCCACCCGCCGCTCCACCGGCGGCGCGGTCGCCTCCAGCCGGGAGAGCACCAGCCCGCCGACGACGCCCAGCAGCAGCCCGGTCAGGAAGCCGGCCGGCGGGGACACCGAGGCGGCGAGCACGGTGACGGCGGGCG from Modestobacter roseus encodes the following:
- a CDS encoding MFS transporter: MSARTVFSPYARLFSVPGARAFSLAGWFARVPMATVGLGSVLLVAGETGSYALAGAIAGTLSLAFAVASPQWARLMDRIGQSPVLRWTALLYLVTGLAFVTVVVADGPRWAWFALAAVCGASGSNVGSVVRSRWAHALPDAEQRQTAFAFESVADEVVFVAAPPAVTVLAASVSPPAGFLTGLLLGVVGGLVLSRLEATAPPVERRVAGEPRPRVRVLTPGLVAIAVTYLAMGSVFGAIDVVVVGFAEAEGHPAAAGLALSTYAAGSLVAGLAYGVLRLPGTLVSRFLACALLFGLAAQALHLVDSLPVLVGVAFLAGLAIAPLLVAGMSLVESRVPRAALTEGLTWTSTGLTVGVTAGSALAGAAVDAWGAEGAFAVPALGAALAGLVGVAGWLVLRRPDAPVVAEVPAGRDGGLTT